One genomic segment of Ferrimonas sp. YFM includes these proteins:
- the pdxA gene encoding 4-hydroxythreonine-4-phosphate dehydrogenase PdxA has product MTFRIAVTPGEPAGVGPDLVVMLAQQAWPVELVVCADPQLITDRAKMLGLPIKLQPYQPGKEPQPQAAGTLTIAPFSLDAPVVCGELNDANSAYVVETLKFSSEKNISGDFAAVVTGPVHKGIINQAGIPFSGHTEYFAQQAGCQDVVMVLATEGLQVALVTTHIPLAYVSKAITPQRLEQIIRILNRDLQDKFGLEKPRILVCGLNPHAGEGGHLGKEEIEVIEPTLSHLRAEGMDLTGPLPADTLFQPKYLDNCDVVLAMYHDQGLPVLKYKGFGKSLNITLGLPFIRTSVDHGTALDLAGSGQADPGSFLVALNKAIELTSKQNR; this is encoded by the coding sequence ATGACGTTCCGGATCGCGGTAACGCCAGGGGAGCCGGCAGGCGTCGGCCCCGATCTGGTGGTGATGCTGGCCCAGCAGGCCTGGCCTGTTGAGCTGGTGGTCTGTGCCGATCCCCAGCTGATCACCGACCGCGCCAAGATGCTGGGGCTGCCCATCAAGCTGCAGCCCTATCAGCCCGGCAAGGAGCCCCAGCCTCAGGCTGCGGGCACCCTGACCATCGCCCCCTTCTCCCTGGACGCCCCGGTGGTGTGCGGCGAGCTCAATGACGCCAACAGCGCCTACGTGGTGGAGACCCTCAAGTTCTCCAGTGAGAAGAACATCAGTGGCGACTTCGCCGCCGTGGTGACTGGCCCCGTGCACAAGGGGATCATCAACCAGGCGGGGATCCCCTTCTCCGGTCACACCGAGTACTTTGCTCAGCAGGCCGGCTGTCAGGATGTGGTGATGGTGCTGGCCACCGAAGGCCTGCAGGTGGCCCTGGTGACCACCCATATCCCCCTGGCCTATGTGTCCAAGGCGATCACCCCACAGCGCCTGGAGCAGATCATTCGCATCCTCAACCGGGACCTGCAGGACAAGTTCGGCCTGGAGAAGCCACGCATCCTGGTGTGTGGCCTCAACCCCCACGCCGGCGAAGGTGGCCACCTGGGCAAGGAGGAGATCGAGGTGATCGAACCCACCCTGAGCCACCTGCGCGCCGAAGGGATGGATCTTACCGGCCCTCTGCCGGCGGACACCCTGTTCCAGCCCAAGTACCTGGACAACTGCGATGTGGTGCTGGCGATGTACCACGATCAGGGTCTGCCGGTGCTAAAATACAAGGGGTTCGGCAAGTCCCTCAACATCACCCTGGGACTGCCCTTCATCCGCACTTCAGTGGACCACGGCACTGCCCTGGACCTGGCTGGCTCCGGCCAGGCGGATCCCGGCAGTTTCCTGGTCGCCCTAAACAAAGCAATTGAACTGACAAGTAAACAAAATAGATGA
- the surA gene encoding peptidylprolyl isomerase SurA yields MKVRNILLGAVASLAMAGSLMAQPQTLDRVAVLVNNGIILQSEIDDRIANIKRGALRSGQSLPSDAALRTQVVDRLINESLQLQMAERMGLVISDIQLDQTLENMAQEQNQTLEQLKTEVEASGDNYAQYREQVRREITLGQVQRFQVQRRVQISPQEIDTLVKMIEEQGLQDAEFHVGHILIEVRDNDTKTVEEARGRAEKVLGLLNEGADFAKTAIAASAGPKALEGGDWGWMNINEMPTLFAELVKGAKPGDIIGPVKSGAGFHIVKIQETRGQQLQEVEEVRARHILLRPSPILSEDMAKQMLDTFLVEVEKGDADFAELAKEHSEDPGSALKGGDLGWSDPSIYVPAFQNALAKLGKGEYSKPFRSTHGWHVVQLTDRRTTDTTDKMNTDRAYQLLFRRKFNEQAAAWSQEMRAKAYIEMVEAK; encoded by the coding sequence ATGAAGGTTCGCAATATTCTTTTAGGCGCCGTGGCTTCCCTGGCCATGGCCGGCTCCCTGATGGCTCAGCCTCAGACCCTCGACCGGGTAGCGGTGCTGGTAAACAACGGCATCATCTTGCAGAGCGAGATCGATGATCGCATCGCCAACATCAAGCGTGGCGCCCTGCGCTCCGGACAGTCCCTGCCCTCGGATGCCGCCCTGCGCACCCAGGTGGTTGACCGTCTGATCAACGAAAGCCTGCAGCTGCAGATGGCCGAACGCATGGGCCTGGTGATCAGCGACATCCAGCTGGACCAGACCCTGGAGAACATGGCCCAGGAGCAGAACCAGACCCTGGAACAGCTTAAAACCGAAGTGGAAGCCTCAGGCGACAACTACGCCCAGTATCGTGAGCAGGTCCGCCGCGAGATCACCCTGGGTCAGGTCCAGCGCTTCCAGGTCCAGCGCCGGGTTCAGATCTCCCCCCAGGAGATCGACACCCTGGTGAAGATGATTGAGGAGCAGGGTCTGCAGGACGCCGAGTTCCACGTTGGCCACATCCTCATTGAGGTGCGTGACAACGACACCAAGACGGTGGAAGAAGCCCGTGGCCGCGCCGAAAAGGTGTTGGGTCTGCTCAACGAAGGCGCGGATTTCGCCAAGACCGCCATCGCCGCCTCCGCCGGTCCCAAGGCCCTGGAAGGGGGCGACTGGGGCTGGATGAACATCAACGAGATGCCCACCCTGTTTGCCGAACTGGTCAAGGGCGCCAAGCCCGGCGACATCATAGGTCCGGTAAAGAGTGGCGCCGGTTTCCACATCGTTAAGATCCAGGAGACCCGTGGTCAGCAGCTGCAGGAAGTGGAAGAGGTGCGTGCCCGTCACATCCTGCTGCGGCCCTCACCCATCCTCAGCGAAGACATGGCCAAGCAGATGCTGGACACCTTCCTGGTCGAGGTGGAGAAGGGTGACGCCGACTTTGCCGAGCTGGCCAAGGAGCACTCCGAGGATCCCGGCAGCGCCCTCAAGGGTGGTGATCTGGGCTGGTCCGATCCCTCCATCTATGTGCCCGCGTTCCAAAACGCCCTGGCCAAGCTGGGCAAGGGTGAGTACAGCAAGCCGTTCCGCTCCACCCACGGCTGGCACGTGGTGCAGCTGACCGACCGTCGCACCACGGACACCACAGACAAGATGAACACCGACCGCGCCTACCAGCTGCTGTTCCGCCGTAAGTTCAACGAGCAGGCGGCGGCCTGGTCTCAGGAGATGCGCGCCAAGGCGTACATCGAGATGGTGGAAGCCAAATGA
- the lptD gene encoding LPS assembly protein LptD, whose protein sequence is MRFQLALACCCLPFAAWSQEGQVVVPDNQCTIKLPVPLMVDPNAPLSKDASKDPVTVRADRSEAIAGEAARFQGDVKLVQGNRAITADSAEVHQQEQKVLAKGNLVYQDPSITITADDLDADMTQYSATLNQAQYWLHGQQVHGDAGQLEITNENDLVLRGGSFTTCPAEVPDWELKAEKIVIDTSEEWGHIYSAQVRLFDTPVFYVPYMTVPVSDKRKTGFLFPAISTSTKNGVDVTTPFYWNIAPNYDLTLTPQFMSSRGLWLGTEGRYLHENNFGLVNLEYIGNDRLDSLKGSPSRWAYSWEHTARLDNGWRLHADIADISDDNYFNDFDSAISTSTDNQLSRVGEAAFFQRDWNFAIKVQDIKVLGEEDAPFQVLPQLSFQYHRPEVSSGLDFAFDTELTHFASQGSNQLEAIRWHMEPTLSLPYQTPAASLLGEVKLMQTFYQQDVPTGTTDPLEQNLDDFVSRTLPQLRLHGQINLERQLSFQGQPFRQTLEPQAQYLYIPHEDQSDIGVYDTALLQDDYSGLFRDRRFSGLDRIADANQLTLGVATRVYDDSNNEKLRFALGQIFYLSDSDVSLPDQSNQIQQSSSALAMELDMQAAKNWFLAGSLQLDTNSNTTNKSELTLDYRPGRDKLLQLSHRYVPELAIDADTGESVDINQFGMRATWPIADNTYLVGNYYYDANLNRSVETFAGIQWESCCWAIRLSYDRHLNTNYTDSGFTNISQRNDFDTSWSLTFELKGLGSSGPLGVSDMLDEGLFNYRRPYYLRN, encoded by the coding sequence ATGCGTTTTCAACTCGCCTTAGCGTGCTGCTGCCTGCCTTTTGCCGCCTGGAGCCAGGAGGGACAGGTGGTGGTGCCTGACAACCAGTGTACCATCAAGCTTCCCGTGCCCCTGATGGTGGATCCCAATGCTCCCCTGTCGAAAGACGCCTCCAAAGATCCTGTGACCGTGCGGGCGGACCGCAGCGAAGCGATCGCCGGCGAGGCGGCGCGTTTCCAGGGCGACGTCAAGCTGGTGCAGGGCAACCGCGCCATCACCGCCGACAGCGCCGAGGTGCACCAGCAGGAGCAGAAGGTATTGGCCAAGGGCAACCTGGTCTATCAGGATCCCAGCATCACCATCACCGCCGACGATCTCGACGCGGACATGACCCAGTACAGCGCCACCCTCAACCAGGCCCAGTACTGGCTGCATGGTCAGCAGGTGCACGGCGACGCCGGTCAGCTGGAGATCACCAACGAGAATGACCTGGTGCTGCGGGGCGGCAGTTTCACCACCTGTCCCGCCGAGGTGCCGGACTGGGAGTTGAAGGCGGAGAAGATCGTCATCGACACCAGCGAGGAGTGGGGCCACATCTACAGTGCCCAAGTGCGCCTGTTCGACACCCCGGTGTTCTATGTGCCCTATATGACGGTCCCGGTCTCCGACAAGCGCAAGACCGGTTTCCTGTTCCCGGCCATCAGCACCAGCACCAAGAACGGCGTGGACGTCACCACCCCCTTCTACTGGAATATCGCCCCCAACTATGACCTGACCCTGACCCCGCAGTTTATGAGTTCCCGGGGCCTGTGGCTGGGCACCGAAGGGCGCTACCTGCATGAGAACAACTTCGGCCTGGTCAACCTGGAGTACATCGGCAACGATCGCCTGGACAGCCTCAAGGGCAGCCCCAGCCGCTGGGCCTACTCCTGGGAACACACCGCCCGCCTGGACAACGGCTGGCGCCTGCACGCCGACATCGCCGACATCAGCGACGACAACTACTTCAACGACTTCGATTCCGCCATCAGCACCAGCACCGACAACCAGCTGAGCCGGGTGGGAGAAGCGGCGTTCTTCCAGCGTGACTGGAACTTCGCCATCAAGGTGCAGGACATCAAGGTGCTGGGTGAGGAGGATGCCCCCTTCCAGGTGCTGCCTCAGCTGAGCTTCCAGTACCACAGGCCCGAGGTCTCCAGCGGCCTGGACTTCGCCTTCGACACCGAGCTGACCCACTTTGCCAGTCAGGGCAGCAACCAGTTGGAAGCGATCCGCTGGCACATGGAGCCGACCCTGAGCCTGCCCTACCAGACCCCGGCGGCCAGCCTGCTGGGTGAGGTCAAGCTGATGCAGACCTTCTATCAGCAGGACGTGCCCACCGGCACCACGGATCCCCTGGAGCAGAACCTGGATGACTTTGTCAGCCGTACCCTGCCCCAGCTGCGCCTGCACGGCCAGATCAACCTGGAGCGGCAGCTGAGCTTCCAGGGCCAGCCGTTCCGTCAGACCCTGGAGCCCCAGGCCCAGTACCTCTATATCCCCCATGAGGATCAGAGTGACATCGGCGTCTACGACACCGCCCTGCTGCAGGACGACTACTCCGGCCTGTTCCGCGACCGCCGCTTCTCCGGCCTGGATCGCATCGCCGACGCCAACCAGCTGACCCTGGGTGTGGCCACCCGGGTGTACGACGACAGCAACAACGAGAAGCTGCGCTTCGCCCTGGGCCAGATCTTCTATCTGTCCGACAGTGATGTGAGCCTGCCGGACCAGTCCAACCAGATTCAGCAGTCCAGCTCCGCCCTGGCGATGGAGCTGGATATGCAGGCCGCCAAGAACTGGTTCCTGGCCGGCTCCCTGCAGCTGGACACCAACTCAAACACCACCAACAAGTCGGAACTGACCCTGGACTACCGTCCGGGGCGGGACAAGCTGCTGCAGCTGTCCCACCGTTACGTGCCGGAACTGGCCATCGACGCCGACACCGGCGAGTCGGTGGACATCAACCAGTTCGGCATGCGGGCCACCTGGCCCATCGCCGACAACACCTACCTGGTGGGGAACTACTACTACGATGCCAATCTCAACCGTTCGGTGGAGACCTTTGCCGGCATCCAGTGGGAATCCTGCTGCTGGGCCATTCGCCTCAGCTACGATCGCCACCTGAACACCAACTACACCGACAGCGGCTTCACCAACATCAGCCAGCGTAATGACTTCGACACCAGCTGGTCCCTCACCTTCGAACTGAAGGGGCTGGGATCCTCAGGCCCGCTGGGGGTCAGCGACATGCTGGATGAGGGTTTGTTCAACTACCGCCGCCCCTACTACCTCAGAAACTGA
- a CDS encoding phosphotransferase, which translates to MSDSRQAALQQWLNRQFTSPVEGLVLIFGDASHRRYFRFFHEGSSYIAVDAPPDLEDSAPFLAMTQAYQKVSLPVPEVIHASLDLGFMCQSDLGDSHLQGYLAPDQLPLWYGRALALLPAIASVTERAGEPLPPYDEAFLRQELALLPQWFIQVHLDRDPQQLAPWWAPLCELLVTNALEQPQVGVHRDFHCRNLMVTGDALALIDYQGALLGPVTYDPVSLLKDCYVKWPWAQLEPLLHNHFLTLRQQALIPESTSWEQFQRWYHLTGLQRHLKVLGIFARLSHRDGKHHYLADLPRVLEYVIEAAELYPETAELARAALEWRAQLEAGR; encoded by the coding sequence ATGAGCGACAGCCGTCAGGCAGCGCTGCAGCAATGGTTAAACCGGCAGTTTACCTCCCCTGTCGAGGGGCTGGTGTTGATCTTCGGCGACGCCAGCCACAGGCGCTATTTTCGCTTCTTCCATGAGGGAAGCAGCTACATTGCGGTGGATGCGCCGCCGGATCTTGAGGACAGTGCGCCCTTCCTGGCGATGACCCAGGCTTATCAGAAGGTGAGTCTGCCGGTCCCCGAGGTGATCCACGCCAGCCTGGATCTGGGGTTCATGTGCCAGAGCGATCTGGGGGACAGTCACCTGCAGGGGTATCTGGCCCCGGACCAGCTGCCCCTGTGGTATGGCCGGGCCCTGGCCCTGCTGCCGGCCATCGCCTCGGTCACCGAGCGCGCCGGCGAGCCTCTGCCCCCCTATGATGAGGCCTTCCTGCGCCAGGAGCTGGCGTTGCTGCCACAGTGGTTCATCCAGGTGCACCTGGACCGGGATCCCCAACAGCTGGCCCCTTGGTGGGCGCCCCTGTGTGAGCTGCTGGTGACCAATGCCCTGGAGCAGCCCCAGGTCGGGGTACACCGCGACTTTCACTGTCGCAACCTGATGGTGACCGGCGACGCCCTGGCCCTCATCGATTACCAGGGGGCCCTGCTGGGACCGGTGACCTATGATCCGGTGTCCCTGCTTAAGGATTGCTACGTCAAGTGGCCCTGGGCACAGCTGGAGCCTCTGCTGCACAATCATTTCCTTACGCTCAGGCAGCAGGCGCTGATACCGGAGAGCACCTCCTGGGAGCAGTTCCAGCGCTGGTACCACCTCACCGGCCTGCAACGCCATCTCAAGGTGCTGGGGATCTTCGCCCGGCTCAGCCACAGGGATGGCAAGCACCACTACCTGGCGGACCTGCCCAGGGTGTTGGAGTACGTCATCGAGGCCGCCGAGCTCTATCCGGAGACCGCTGAACTGGCCCGGGCGGCCCTGGAGTGGCGTGCACAGTTGGAGGCAGGCCGATGA
- the murU gene encoding N-acetylmuramate alpha-1-phosphate uridylyltransferase MurU encodes MKAMILAAGRGERMRPLTDTTPKPLLPLQGRPMLEHHLERLARAGFRDVLINTAWLGEQFPQTLGDGRRFGLAIHYQHETQALETGGGIQRALSWLGPDPFLVVNGDVYCELEFNALPQLGQQDLAHLWLVANPAHNSQGDFALNQGRVQAQGEAKLTFSGIGLYRPELFARCAPGRFPLAPLLREAMAQGRVGGTALEGHWCDVGTEQRLIELEQRLNANLG; translated from the coding sequence ATGAAGGCGATGATCCTGGCCGCCGGCCGCGGCGAGCGGATGCGGCCTCTCACCGACACCACGCCCAAGCCGCTGCTGCCCCTGCAGGGGCGGCCGATGTTGGAACACCACCTGGAGCGCCTGGCCCGGGCGGGCTTTCGCGACGTGCTGATCAACACCGCCTGGCTGGGAGAGCAGTTTCCCCAGACCCTGGGAGATGGCCGCCGCTTTGGCCTCGCCATTCACTACCAGCATGAAACCCAGGCCCTGGAGACCGGAGGCGGCATTCAGCGGGCCCTCTCCTGGCTGGGCCCCGACCCCTTCCTGGTGGTCAATGGGGATGTTTACTGTGAACTTGAATTTAACGCGCTGCCTCAGCTGGGGCAGCAGGACCTGGCCCACCTGTGGCTGGTGGCCAATCCCGCCCACAACTCCCAGGGGGATTTCGCCCTGAATCAGGGGCGGGTGCAGGCACAGGGGGAGGCAAAGCTTACCTTCAGTGGCATCGGCCTCTACCGTCCTGAGCTGTTCGCCCGCTGCGCGCCCGGACGTTTCCCCCTGGCGCCTCTGCTCAGGGAGGCGATGGCCCAGGGCAGGGTGGGAGGCACCGCCCTTGAAGGACACTGGTGCGACGTGGGCACAGAGCAAAGATTAATCGAACTGGAGCAAAGACTTAATGCAAATTTGGGGTAA
- the djlA gene encoding co-chaperone DjlA encodes MQIWGKVFGALLGFFFGRFAGMILGAWLGHILVDKRRTPKAGPRQNLFFHTTFAVMGHVAKASGQVTSADIALASAVMDQLRLSGEARRAAQEAFREGKASDYPLRERLKQLKLVMAFRRDLARMFLEIQIQIALSDGSIDSREQAILAEIASQLGFSQEELTQIISMIKGGSHYHSSGAQGPSLEDAYKVLGVDASDDERTIKRAYRKLMAQHHPDKLASQGLPDEMMALARQKSQDIQAAWERVRQERQMR; translated from the coding sequence ATGCAAATTTGGGGTAAGGTGTTCGGCGCACTCCTGGGCTTTTTCTTCGGCCGTTTCGCGGGGATGATCCTCGGGGCCTGGCTGGGTCATATCCTGGTGGACAAGCGCCGCACCCCGAAAGCCGGTCCCCGGCAGAACCTGTTCTTCCATACCACTTTTGCGGTGATGGGCCATGTGGCCAAGGCCTCGGGCCAGGTCACCTCGGCGGACATCGCCCTGGCATCGGCGGTGATGGATCAGCTGCGCCTCTCCGGCGAAGCCCGCCGGGCCGCCCAGGAGGCGTTTCGCGAGGGCAAAGCCTCCGACTATCCGCTGCGGGAACGACTGAAGCAGCTGAAGCTGGTGATGGCCTTCCGTCGGGATCTGGCGCGGATGTTCCTGGAGATCCAGATTCAGATCGCCCTGTCCGACGGCAGCATCGACAGTCGTGAACAGGCGATTCTGGCGGAGATCGCCAGCCAGCTGGGGTTCAGCCAGGAGGAGCTGACGCAGATCATCTCCATGATCAAAGGGGGCAGCCACTACCACAGTAGCGGCGCCCAGGGGCCCAGCCTGGAGGATGCCTACAAGGTGCTCGGGGTGGACGCCTCCGACGATGAGCGCACCATCAAACGGGCCTACCGCAAGCTGATGGCCCAGCACCACCCGGACAAGCTGGCCAGCCAGGGTCTGCCCGATGAGATGATGGCCCTGGCCCGGCAGAAGAGCCAGGACATTCAGGCGGCCTGGGAACGGGTGCGTCAGGAACGACAGATGAGGTGA